The following proteins are encoded in a genomic region of Amphiura filiformis chromosome 11, Afil_fr2py, whole genome shotgun sequence:
- the LOC140164076 gene encoding fibropellin-3-like produces the protein MMCNDGVTCVLERELCDGRNTCPDGGDEIDCISCFNDTCQNKGTCQDTSDGYLCLCHDGSSGNRCEIVDCGSSSVQLTPGTPLAFSSPLYPQDYPVNKICNYTVSVPEGYKVLVEFLDFEVEDSWDFLFLDDGILTGTSPPDNYTSVNETLSMRFVSDPSYAYRGYLLQLSAIDVSDGDECASEPCQNGGVCIDKQNGFSCKCRRGFQGPTCQQQAGLSPCGRNSFLCNNARCIKASRVCDGRNHCGDGSDELNCDCEYPCYNGRCIPERYVCDGKNQCGDWTDELNCQ, from the exons ATGATGTGTAATGACGGTGTGACGTGTGTTCTTGAGAGAGAATTATGTGATGGTCGAAACACTTGTCCTGACGGTGGAGATGAAATCGACTGCATTA GTTGTTTTAACGACACGTGCCAAAATAAGGGAACTTGTCAGGATACTTCAGATGGCTACCTATGTCTATGTCATGATGGTTCATCTGGAAATAGGTGTGAAATAG TTGACTGTGGTTCTTCATCCGTCCAGTTAACACCAGGAACACCTTTGGCTTTCAGCTCGCCACTTTATCCGCAAGACTATCCTGTTAATAAAATCTGTAACTATACGGTTTCCGTTCCGGAAGGCTATAAAGTACTGGTAGAGTTCTTAGATTTTGAGGTGGAAGATAGCTGGGACTTCCTGTTTCTTGACGATGGCATACTAACAGGGACTAGTCCACCTGACAACTATACATCCGTCAATGAAACACTTAGCATGCGTTTTGTCTCCGATCCTTCTTACGCTTATCGTGGATATTTGTTACAGCTTAGTGCAATAGACGTATCAG ATGGTGACGAGTGTGCAAGtgaaccatgtcaaaatggcggcGTTTGTATTGACAAGCAGAATGGCTTCAGCTGCAAATGTAGGCGCGGATTTCAGGGTCCAACGTGCCAGCAACAAGCAG gATTGTCACCATGTGGTCGTAACTCTTTCTTATGTAACAACGCCCGATGTATTAAGGCATCTAGAGTATGTGATGGGCGCAACCACTGCGGTGATGGTAGCGATGAGCTGAACT GTGATTGTGAATATCCCTGTTACAATGGTCGATGTATACCAGAGCGTTATGTTTGTGACGGCAAAAATCAATGTGGTGATTGGACGGATGAATTGAATTGTCAATAG
- the LOC140163818 gene encoding uncharacterized protein — protein MIKGFLKKAHSTCNLLVHRGELIIQFSGRARIRIKCKQRKGKTNINIAAWNVRTLQDNPNNLERRTAVVAKALKRYNIDIAALSETRLPDTSQLEEHGCGYTFFWSGKPASEARQSGVGFAIRNQHLKLLDKLPQGISDRLAIMRLKVNSGFVTFISAYAPTMAYSDQAKEEFYEELDHIIQSVPRSDKLFLLGDFNARVGSDHAVWQKVLGHHGVGKENSNGTLLLTLCAEKQLVITNTLYTQKDSFKTTWRHPRSGHWHQIDFIIIRQRDWHDVKLTRAAKASMCHSDHALLKSKVSIRFELSRQHQRVQRTKKLNVTKLATSEAQATLRDNIASALVDLVDTEYSDAASHWEELRKKIYQASADSLGYVKKKHKDWFDENDVSVNALLDELHSLHIEYANNKDSQARKDRYNHVKQKAQAKLREMKDNWWRDRTQELQEAADTKNIKKFFSELKAVYGPSSRGTSPLLDLDGHTVIKEPSLITERWAQHFNQLLNRQSTISEEAIAEIPQSPVIEELDQPPTVEETVKAIKQLSSGKAPGEDGIPPEVYKFGGDKLVSELTRLFKELWAEGEVPQDFKDALIIHLYKNKGDRRICDNHRGISLLSIAGKIFARVIINRLTTHLDSTFPESQCGFRAGRGTTDMLFAARQVQEKCREHNLDLYMVFVDLTKAFDSVSREGLWRLLLKIGCPPRVVKIICSFHDGMMARISDLGTTSEAFPVSNGTKQGCVMAPLLFSIIFSAMLQDAFKDCNEGVMIRFRSDGGIFNLQRLKAKTKVSLSLLRELLFADDCALIAYTEENLQSILNDFAGAATRYGLTISIKKTEVMFQPKPGSPPIDPVIKIGDDQLKVVQKFCYLGGFLSQNACIDDEITSRISKASASFGRLQHRLWSDHGIRLSTKLGVYRTVVLSTLLYGSVSWTWYRRHVRKLDQFHLRCLRKICGISWKDKVPNTSVLERCESEGIEAILIKGQLQWAGHLVRMDDSRIPKALFYGELVNGQRSRGGQHKRFKDVLKSSLKACDIPTASWESQALTRPEWRSACRAGVSKFEQRRIKTLQEARSARHATQSQIPPSNTDYVCPDCQRHCRSRAGLVSHRRKHRTLNQL, from the coding sequence ATGATAAAAGGATTCCTAAAAAAAGCTCATTCCACTTGTAATCTGCTCGTTCACCGTGGCGAGCTGATTATCCAATTTAGCGGTAGAGCAAGAATTAGAATCAAATGTAAACAACGTAAAGGAaagacaaatatcaatattgcaGCATGGAATGTCCGGACCCTTCAGGACAACCCAAACAACCTTGAACGCAGAACAGCTGTAGTAGCAAAAGCACTGAAGCGTTATAACATTGATATAGCAGCGCTCTCTGAAACTCGTCTCCCAGACACTTCACAACTTGAAGAACATGGATGTGGCTATACATTCTTTTGGAGTGGCAAGCCAGCCAGTGAAGCCAGACAATCAGGAGTTGGGTTCGCCATACGGAACCAACATCTTAAACTCCTTGACAAGCTCCCACAGGGTATTAGTGACAGACTTGCTATCATGCGGCTGAAAGTGAATAGTGGCTTCGTTACCTTCATCAGCGCTTATGCCCCAACAATGGCATACTCAGACCAGGCCAAGGAAGAATTCTATGAGGAGCTGGACCATATCATTCAATCAGTACCACGTTCTGACAAGTTGTTTCTACTTGGTGACTTCAATGCTCGTGTTGGATCAGATCATGCAGTGTGGCAGAAAGTCCTTGGTCATCATGGAGTTGGAAAGGAAAATTCAAATGGCACCCTTTTGCTGACCTTGTGTGCTGAGAAACAGTTGGTCATTACCAACACACTGTACACCCAGAAAGACAGCTTCAAGACAACTTGGCGACATCCACGCTCTGGTCACTGGCACCAAATTGACTTCATCATCATTAGGCAGAGAGACTGGCATGATGTCAAACTTACTCGTGCAGCCAAAGCATCAATGTGTCACTCGGACCATGCCCTCCTGAAAAGCAAAGTGTCCATCCGCTTCGAACTGAGCCGACAGCATCAACGTGTCCAACGAACCAAAAAATTAAATGTTACCAAGCTTGCAACCAGTGAGGCACAAGCCACTCTCAGGGACAACATTGCATCTGCCCTCGTAGACCTCGTAGACACCGAGTACAGTGATGCAGCTAGCCACTGGGAAGAGCTCCGCAAGAAAATTTATCAGGCATCAGCTGACTCCCTGGGTTATGTAAAGAAGAAGCATAAAGACTGGTTTGATGAAAATGATGTCTCGGTGAACGCTCTGCTTGATGAACTGCACTCTCTTCACATCGAGTATGCCAACAACAAAGACTCTCAGGCAAGGAAAGATCGCTACAACCATGTGAAGCAAAAGGCTCAAGCGAAGCTACGTGAGATGAAGGACAACTGGTGGCGTGACAGGACACAGGAATTACAGGAAGCTGCTGACACAAAGAATATCAAGAAATTCTTTAGCGAGCTCAAGGCGGTCTATGGACCTTCTTCCAGAGGAACCAGCCCACTACTTGACCTTGATGGACATACTGTGATCAAGGAACCGTCACTCATCACAGAGAGATGGGCTCAGCACTTCAACCAGCTGCTCAACCGCCAGTCAACAATCTCTGAGGAGGCAATTGCAGAAATACCACAAAGCCCAGTAATTGAAGAGCTCGACCAACCACCTACTGTTGAAGAAACAGTAAAGGCGATCAAACAGCTTTCTAGTGGCAAAGCTCCAGGCGAGGATGGCATTCCCCCAGAAGTTTACAAATTTGGTGGAGATAAGCTTGTGTCTGAGCTAACACGGCTCTTCAAAGAACTCTGGGCAGAAGGTGAGGTTCCACAGGATTTCAAGGATGCTCTGATAATACACCTCTACAAGAACAAAGGGGATAGACGCATTTGTGACAACCATCGTGGTATATCGCTGTTAAGCATTGCTGGTAAGATCTTCGCCAGAGTGATCATCAATCGTCTTACTACCCATCTTGATAGCACCTTTCCAGAGAGTCAATGTGGCTTTAGAGCTGGCAGAGGCACAACAGACATGCTATTTGCAGCTAGACAAGTCCAGGAGAAATGCAGGGAACACAATCTTGACCTGTATATGGTGTTTGTTGATCTCACCAAAGCCTTCGACTCTGTCAGTCGTGAAGGCCTGTGGAGGttactactgaagataggatgCCCACCAAGAGTAGTTAAGATAATCTGCTCATTTCATGATGGCATGATGGCCCGCATATCTGACCTAGGGACAACATCGGAAGCATTTCCAGTGTCAAATGGTACCAAGCAGGGATGTGTTATGGCCCCTTTATTGTTTAGCATCATCTTCTCTGCAATGCTTCAAGATGCCTTCAAGGACTGTAACGAAGGAGTCATGATCAGGTTTAGAAGCGATGGTGGAATCTTCAACCTTCAACGCCTGAAAGCCAAGACAAAGGTGTCTCTATCACTTCTGCGTGAgctactatttgctgatgattgcGCCCTGATTGCCTATACCGAAGAGAATCTACAGAGCATTCTCAACGACTTTGCTGGAGCAGCCACACGCTATGGTCTTACCATAAGCATTAAGAAAACAGAAGTCATGTTCCAGCCAAAGCCAGGCAGCCCACCTATAGACCCAGTCATCAAGATCGGCGACGATCAACTGAAGGTTGTGCAGAAGTTCTGCTATCTAGGTGGCTTCCTCTCACAGAATGCATGCATTGATGACGAGATCACTTCACGAATTAGCAAAGCAAGTGCCAGTTTCGGAAGGTTGCAGCACAGACTCTGGTCTGATCATGGCATCCGACTCAGTACTAAGCTCGGTGTATATAGAACAGTTGTGCTATCCACCCTCCTTTATGGAAGTGTCTCTTGGACCTGGTATCGCCGGCATGTGAGAAAACTTGACCAATTCCATCTAAGGTGCCTTCGTAAAATCTGTGGTATCTCATGGAAGGACAAAGTACCAAACACCTCAGTACTTGAACGCTGTGAATCGGAAGGTATCGAGGCAATCCTCATCAAAGGCCAACTCCAGTGGGCTGGACATCTTGTTCGCATGGATGATAGCAGAATACCAAAGGCCCTGTTTTATGGCGAGCTAGTCAATGGTCAGCGTTCACGAGGAGGTCAACACAAGAGATTCAAGGATGTCCTTAAATCCAGTCTGAAAGCTTGTGACATACCTACTGCATCTTGGGAGAGTCAGGCTCTCACCCGTCCAGAGTGGCGATCCGCTTGTCGTGCTGGTGTTAGCAAATTCGAGCAGCGACGTATCAAGACGCTCCAGGAAGCCCGCTCAGCCCGCCATGCTACACAAAGCCAAATTCCACCAAGCAATACTGATTATGTCTGCCCTGACTGTCAACGACACTGCCGTTCCCGCGCAGGATTGGTCAGCCACCGCAGAAAACATCGAACCCTCAACCAGCTTTGA
- the LOC140163817 gene encoding transmembrane protease serine 12-like — protein sequence MHSDNARLRDDVTAIVFGDTEIYGSSPNRQEMSFRRAVSHPDYIEFIQNDIAILELESPVTITDYVRPVCLSGLKNELEAYDNCWIAGWGEINALMENPQFLQEAPSGVQSDDECQADLESIGGTYHQTALCGRIGPEVEPHICSDDVGGPMMCYGADARWYLIAQFVSRAGECGDMHSYYNRVSYLRDYINETINRIEGM from the exons ATGCACAGCGACAacgccag ACTACGAGATGATGTTACAGCAATTGTTTTCGGTGACACAGAAATTTACGGTTCTTCACCAAATCGCCAGGAAATGTCTTTTCGAAGAGCAGTCTCTCATCCAGACTATATCGAGTTCATACAAAATGATATTGCGATATTGGAGCTAGAATCACCTGTGACTATCACTGATTATGTCCGCCCTGTATGTCTGTCTGGTTTGAAAAATGAATTGGAAGCTTATGATAACTGTTGGATTGCTGGCTGGGGCGAAATCAACGCATTGA tGGAGAATCCACAGTTTCTGCAAGAAGCTCCATCGGGAGTTCAATCTGATGATGAATGTCAGGCGGACTTAGAAAGTATTGGTGGTACCTATCACCAGACTGCACTATGTGGACGTATAGGACCCGAAGTGGAACCACACATATGCTCG GACGATGTTGGTGGACCTATGATGTGTTATGGTGCAGATGCCCGTTGGTATTTAATTGCTCAGTTTGTCAGTAGGGCGGGTGAATGCGGAGATATGCATTCATACTATAATCGTGTATCCTATCTGCGAGACTATATTAATGAGACTATCAACCGCATTGAAGGTATGTAA